From Triticum urartu cultivar G1812 chromosome 2, Tu2.1, whole genome shotgun sequence, a single genomic window includes:
- the LOC125535261 gene encoding uncharacterized protein LOC125535261 isoform X2 — MVRGPLDFWNEWGTRILVLLSLGFQVILHLFAKVRRRKASSAMQRFFLWLAYQLSDMTATYAAGQLFFSSTPQEHHLVAFWAPFLLLHLGGPDNITAYALEDSKLWKRHFLSLLVQVLGAGHVLYKHIIGSGILLMLAAILIFGLGVAKYGERTCALWFANFSRLRSSLKVVPRDKHHQNFYAEHQHGYNDSNDSLSELDSLDNTIIHGLMKDRERMWTVMEMELSLMYDILYTKASVIHSWFGYCIRVVSPLAIIASLMLFQLSGKDGDSLADVVVTYTLLVVALVLETKSLVGALGSSWVFAFLCATRCNWLRHAALCSGRWHGLRQRLGSLHRSWPGKVIITRNSRRWSGTMGQHNMLQFRTKQMDSMSLQLGNLFNRVGLGESFERRFYSWTVEVPEKVKNRAQQVDEIVSLGDINTMGMLRYNWGKMALSEKKYPGLYKELEGWHGVDFHKSIISWHIATDLILAARQPSGHDAADGRVEAVRTLSNYMMFLLVDRPDMLPGLPQNWLYKKTCTNLDELCEKSLVGSRGSIFTALKRLFGPHHHRRCLNPSKLEKELAGIVLELPHEENFNYYETPRLMYARQLARILRRRDEDEVDVLLDVWTDFMAYAANRCSREAHARNLNSGGELTTVLWLMIEHLRLIKGDATKVHARV; from the exons ATGGTTCGAGGGCCTTTGGACTTCTGGAATGAGTGGGGAACCCGGATCCTGGTTCTCTTGAGCCTCGGCTTCCAGGTCATCCTCCATCTCTTCGCAAAGGTGCGTCGTCGCAAAGCCAGCTCAGCTATGCAGAGGTTCTTCCTCTGGCTGGCGTACCAGCTGTCCGACATGACGGCGACATACGCTGCCGGGcagctcttcttcagcagcacgCCGCAAGAGCACCACCTCGTCGCCTTCTGGGCTCCGTTCCTCCTGCTGCACCTTGGCGGCCCAGACAACATTACCGCCTATGCCCTCGAGGATAGCAAGCTCTGGAAACGCCACTTTCTGAGCCTTTTGGTGCAGGTCCTGGGAGCTGGACATGTCCTATACAAGCATATCATCGGCAGCGGGATCTTGCTCATGCTGGCTGCCATCTTGATATTCGGTCTCGGCGTTGCCAAGTATGGGGAGAGGACATGTGCGCTCTGGTTCGCCAACTTCAGCAGGCTCCGGAGCTCTCTCAAGGTGGTACCACGTGACAAGCATCACCAAAATTTTTACGCCGAGCATCAGCACGGCTACAACGACTCCAACG ATAGCCTGAGTGAGCTGGATTCTTTGGACAACACAATAATCCATGGCCTCATGAAAGACCGTGAGCGCATGTGGACGGTGATGGAGATGGAGCTCTCCCTTATGTACGACATCCTCTACACCAAGGCAAgtgtgatccattcttggtttgGCTACTGCATCCGTGTCGTGTCGCCTCTTGCCATCATCGCCTCTCTCATGCTGTTCCAGTTGAGCGGTAAAGATGGTGACAGCCTAGCCGATGTTGTCGTCACATACACCTTGTTGGTTGTTGCCTTGGTCCTGGAGACAAAATCCCTTGTAGGTGCACTTGGGTCAAGCTGGGTGTTTGCCTTCTTGTGTGCTACACGATGTAATTGGCTTCGGCATGCAGCTCTGTGCAGTGGAAGGTGGCACGGGCTTCGCCAGAGACTTGGATCTCTCCACCGGTCTTGGCCTGGAAAGGTGATAATTACACGAAACTCAAGGAGATGGTCAGGCACCATGGGGCAGCACAACATGTTGCAGTTTCGCACCAAACAAATGGATTCGATGAGTCTCCAGCTCGGCAATCTTTTCAATAGGGTGGGGCTTGGCGAGTCGTTTGAGAGAAGGTTCTACTCATGGACTGTTGAGGTCCCAGAGAAGGTCAAGAATCGTGCACAGCAGGTGGACGAGATAGTCTCACTGGGTGATATAAACACAATGGGCATGCTCAGGTATAATTGGGGTAAAATGGCGCTGAGTGAGAAGAAGTACCCTGGGCTGTACAAGGAGTTGGAGGGCTGGCATGGAGTTGACTTCCACAAGAGCATCATCAGCTGGCACATCGCCACCGACTTGATCCTCGCCGCAAGGCAGCCAAGCGGCCATGACGCAGCTGACGGACGTGTGGAGGCAGTCAGGACACTGTCCAACTACATGATGTTCCTCCTGGTGGATCGCCCTGACATGCTACCAGGACTTCCTCAAAACTGGTTGTACAAGAAAACCTGCACCAATCTGGATGAGTTGTGTGAAAAAAGCCTAGTTGGTTCTCGAGGCAGCATCTTCACCGCGCTCAAGAGATTGTTCGGACCACACCATCACCGCCGTTGCTTAAATCCTTCTAAGCTCgagaaggagcttgccgggatCGTACTGGAGCTGCCACACGAGGAGAATTTCAACTACTATGAAACTCCTCGGCTCATGTACGCACGCCAGCTTGCTCGGATACTGCGCCGTAGGGATGAAGATGAGGTGGATGTGCTACTAGACGTGTGGACCGACTTCATGGCGTATGCAGCCAACCGGTGCAGCAGGGAGGCGCACGCCAGGAACCTGAACAGCGGCGGTGAGTTGACGACTGTCCTCTGGCTTATGATAGAGCACCTCCGCTTGATAAAAGGAGATGCAACAAAGGTTCACGCGCGTGTGTAA
- the LOC125535261 gene encoding uncharacterized protein LOC125535261 isoform X1 → MVRGPLDFWNEWGTRILVLLSLGFQVILHLFAKVRRRKASSAMQRFFLWLAYQLSDMTATYAAGQLFFSSTPQEHHLVAFWAPFLLLHLGGPDNITAYALEDSKLWKRHFLSLLVQVLGAGHVLYKHIIGSGILLMLAAILIFGLGVAKYGERTCALWFANFSRLRSSLKVVPRDKHHQNFYAEHQHGYNDSNGELLQLAHSLFHICKRGIVDSVMMVDPDSLSELDSLDNTIIHGLMKDRERMWTVMEMELSLMYDILYTKASVIHSWFGYCIRVVSPLAIIASLMLFQLSGKDGDSLADVVVTYTLLVVALVLETKSLVGALGSSWVFAFLCATRCNWLRHAALCSGRWHGLRQRLGSLHRSWPGKVIITRNSRRWSGTMGQHNMLQFRTKQMDSMSLQLGNLFNRVGLGESFERRFYSWTVEVPEKVKNRAQQVDEIVSLGDINTMGMLRYNWGKMALSEKKYPGLYKELEGWHGVDFHKSIISWHIATDLILAARQPSGHDAADGRVEAVRTLSNYMMFLLVDRPDMLPGLPQNWLYKKTCTNLDELCEKSLVGSRGSIFTALKRLFGPHHHRRCLNPSKLEKELAGIVLELPHEENFNYYETPRLMYARQLARILRRRDEDEVDVLLDVWTDFMAYAANRCSREAHARNLNSGGELTTVLWLMIEHLRLIKGDATKVHARV, encoded by the coding sequence ATGGTTCGAGGGCCTTTGGACTTCTGGAATGAGTGGGGAACCCGGATCCTGGTTCTCTTGAGCCTCGGCTTCCAGGTCATCCTCCATCTCTTCGCAAAGGTGCGTCGTCGCAAAGCCAGCTCAGCTATGCAGAGGTTCTTCCTCTGGCTGGCGTACCAGCTGTCCGACATGACGGCGACATACGCTGCCGGGcagctcttcttcagcagcacgCCGCAAGAGCACCACCTCGTCGCCTTCTGGGCTCCGTTCCTCCTGCTGCACCTTGGCGGCCCAGACAACATTACCGCCTATGCCCTCGAGGATAGCAAGCTCTGGAAACGCCACTTTCTGAGCCTTTTGGTGCAGGTCCTGGGAGCTGGACATGTCCTATACAAGCATATCATCGGCAGCGGGATCTTGCTCATGCTGGCTGCCATCTTGATATTCGGTCTCGGCGTTGCCAAGTATGGGGAGAGGACATGTGCGCTCTGGTTCGCCAACTTCAGCAGGCTCCGGAGCTCTCTCAAGGTGGTACCACGTGACAAGCATCACCAAAATTTTTACGCCGAGCATCAGCACGGCTACAACGACTCCAACGGTGAACTCCTGCAGCTTGCTCACTCCCTGTTTCATATCTGCAAGCGTGGGATAGTTGATTCCGTGATGATGGTGGATCCAGATAGCCTGAGTGAGCTGGATTCTTTGGACAACACAATAATCCATGGCCTCATGAAAGACCGTGAGCGCATGTGGACGGTGATGGAGATGGAGCTCTCCCTTATGTACGACATCCTCTACACCAAGGCAAgtgtgatccattcttggtttgGCTACTGCATCCGTGTCGTGTCGCCTCTTGCCATCATCGCCTCTCTCATGCTGTTCCAGTTGAGCGGTAAAGATGGTGACAGCCTAGCCGATGTTGTCGTCACATACACCTTGTTGGTTGTTGCCTTGGTCCTGGAGACAAAATCCCTTGTAGGTGCACTTGGGTCAAGCTGGGTGTTTGCCTTCTTGTGTGCTACACGATGTAATTGGCTTCGGCATGCAGCTCTGTGCAGTGGAAGGTGGCACGGGCTTCGCCAGAGACTTGGATCTCTCCACCGGTCTTGGCCTGGAAAGGTGATAATTACACGAAACTCAAGGAGATGGTCAGGCACCATGGGGCAGCACAACATGTTGCAGTTTCGCACCAAACAAATGGATTCGATGAGTCTCCAGCTCGGCAATCTTTTCAATAGGGTGGGGCTTGGCGAGTCGTTTGAGAGAAGGTTCTACTCATGGACTGTTGAGGTCCCAGAGAAGGTCAAGAATCGTGCACAGCAGGTGGACGAGATAGTCTCACTGGGTGATATAAACACAATGGGCATGCTCAGGTATAATTGGGGTAAAATGGCGCTGAGTGAGAAGAAGTACCCTGGGCTGTACAAGGAGTTGGAGGGCTGGCATGGAGTTGACTTCCACAAGAGCATCATCAGCTGGCACATCGCCACCGACTTGATCCTCGCCGCAAGGCAGCCAAGCGGCCATGACGCAGCTGACGGACGTGTGGAGGCAGTCAGGACACTGTCCAACTACATGATGTTCCTCCTGGTGGATCGCCCTGACATGCTACCAGGACTTCCTCAAAACTGGTTGTACAAGAAAACCTGCACCAATCTGGATGAGTTGTGTGAAAAAAGCCTAGTTGGTTCTCGAGGCAGCATCTTCACCGCGCTCAAGAGATTGTTCGGACCACACCATCACCGCCGTTGCTTAAATCCTTCTAAGCTCgagaaggagcttgccgggatCGTACTGGAGCTGCCACACGAGGAGAATTTCAACTACTATGAAACTCCTCGGCTCATGTACGCACGCCAGCTTGCTCGGATACTGCGCCGTAGGGATGAAGATGAGGTGGATGTGCTACTAGACGTGTGGACCGACTTCATGGCGTATGCAGCCAACCGGTGCAGCAGGGAGGCGCACGCCAGGAACCTGAACAGCGGCGGTGAGTTGACGACTGTCCTCTGGCTTATGATAGAGCACCTCCGCTTGATAAAAGGAGATGCAACAAAGGTTCACGCGCGTGTGTAA